GAGGGAGTATCTATTGCGATAGTCGTTGCAGATCATACCTCCGGAGAAATCTTAACCTCAGTTGGGTCCGCCGATTATAGTGCAGCCGGTGCGCGGCAAGGATATGTCGACATGACCCAAGCATATCGGTCTCCTGGCTCCACTCTGAAACCTTTGATTTACGGGATGGCGTTTGATCGCGGATTGGCGCATCCTCAAACGCTGATTGCGGACAAGCCAGTCAGTTTTGGCTCTTATGCTCCACAAAATTTTGACGGCGTCTTTCGTGGCGAGCTTACTGTTACCGACGCGTTGCGTCGTTCGCTCAATATTCCGGTGGTGCTTCTTCTCGATGCACTCGGACCTGCGCATTTTATAGAAGCTTTGCGGATGAGCGGCGTCGCCACAAAACTGCCTGGAGACAAACCAGGGCTTGCCATTGGCCTGGGCGGTATCGGAATCACTCCAGAAGGCCTGACGCAGCTTTTTGCGATGATCGCCAGGCACGGTGGAGCGCGTCCTCTGCATTGGCGCAAAGATAATAGCTCTGAAGGCAGCGCAAAAGTTTTGTCCCGCTCTGCTGCTTGGCAAGTTGGCGATATCCTTTCCGGTCTCGCACCGCCACGCGGATTTCAGTCGCGTCGGCTCGCCTATAAAACCGGTACGTCATACGGGCACCGAGATGCCTGGGCTGTTGGATTTGACGGCCTTCATGTCGCAACCGTTTGGATTGGTCGACCAGACGGCACGCCTGTTCCAGGCGCCTTTGGAGGTGATCTTGCGGCGCCCGTTTTGTTCGAGGTGTTTCAGAGGATCAAGCCAGAGCAGGATGACCTGCCACCACCGCCCCCAGAAACGCTTATATTGTCTACTGCTCAGCTGCCTAAACCACTGCGCCGGTTTGTTGGACGTTCGGGGTATTTTGAAACAACGCCAAACGCGCCAAAGCTGACCTTCCCACCTGATGGCGCGACGCTGGTGTTGGAGGACAATATTCTGACAGTCAAACTGCGCGACGGTGTTGGGCCATTTACTTGGCTGGCCAATGGAACGCCTGTGAAAACCGGTGAAAGACGACGCGAAACTCAGATCAACGGTTTGAGTGACGGTTATTCGAAGCTCTCGGTCGTCGATGCCAATGGACAGTCCGCAAGCGTCACCGTCTGGATCGACTAACTCACGTCAAACCAGATATTTTCCAACGGCCTTCTCGTCCCATTCAAGCCCAAACCCAGGTCCTTTGGGCGTGAGATGTCCATTCTCGATCTGGTAAGGATCAGCAGCGATAGAGCTTGTAACATCCATCCACTCCAGCAGATGGCAGTTCGGCGTTGCGGCCAGAACATGGGCGCTCGCCTCTGGGAACAGGTGGCTTGACACTGGCAACGAAGCACCTTGGGCGATTGCAGCTGCCCTCATCCAACCGGTCACGCCGCCAATCTTGATCAGATCCAGCATCGCGTGATCGCAAATCTCTGCCTGCACCGCGCGTGCAGCGTCATCGGGCAGCCACCAGTTTTCGCCCGTTTGAACCGGTGTCCG
This DNA window, taken from Roseovarius sp. S88, encodes the following:
- the pbpC gene encoding penicillin-binding protein 1C, which codes for MNKRLYRQSWLWLSLLAMSLLATGIIRGTVDHWIETTELPSILRDVSTEVRDRDGALLRVYTVEDGRWRMAVTPDAVDPTYVDMLIAYEDKRFYDHNGVDPVAILRSFGQALWHGKLVSGGSTLTMQVARLLENSGTGRLSGKLRQIRVALALERQLTKTQILQLYLEHAPFGGNLEGARAASYAWFAKDPKRLTPAEAALLVALPQAPEARRPDTSQDTSQKARERVLARAEEAGVISQSDMRTALTEPLPKIRRAFPSIAPHLADRAIRDDPILKRHDLTLLKSLQVSTEALAQRAVRDLPEGVSIAIVVADHTSGEILTSVGSADYSAAGARQGYVDMTQAYRSPGSTLKPLIYGMAFDRGLAHPQTLIADKPVSFGSYAPQNFDGVFRGELTVTDALRRSLNIPVVLLLDALGPAHFIEALRMSGVATKLPGDKPGLAIGLGGIGITPEGLTQLFAMIARHGGARPLHWRKDNSSEGSAKVLSRSAAWQVGDILSGLAPPRGFQSRRLAYKTGTSYGHRDAWAVGFDGLHVATVWIGRPDGTPVPGAFGGDLAAPVLFEVFQRIKPEQDDLPPPPPETLILSTAQLPKPLRRFVGRSGYFETTPNAPKLTFPPDGATLVLEDNILTVKLRDGVGPFTWLANGTPVKTGERRRETQINGLSDGYSKLSVVDANGQSASVTVWID